In a single window of the Planctomycetota bacterium genome:
- a CDS encoding tetratricopeptide repeat protein translates to MNRRGSVFVAAVLAVCALGLAAPAAEPEKTTGKATEDYNMAAWLYGTQKFDLAAEEFRAFLQKYPNHEKGADARLGLARSLRHLGKNEEAIAALEELRKAAPNYERMPEALFYLGEALAAVGKPKEAADAFDEILKKHDKHYLASWARARRGEVFLALKQPDEAEKTLAALVEEFLTGKDADKHLKAERKRLQEVAPAVAASFDSLLERAHLNLGLARLAAGRFDAARGTFEEFLALASKSDLAPTARFHLAQSLYQTGQYDRAADVYAEVAKSKSPLAPDAAFEGALALYQAKKYKEAAAAFADCAKRFPDSERASKATLYAGMCLYLADDYAGAIQKLQEKLQKDPSDTEALYWLGTAYLKQKGFAEARGAFEKILKTSPDGPRAADARLGLADALLAEGKPEDAAKAYRAFAEKYPDHADAPRALYAAAAALHRAGKYEESDKACDAFLAKAAANALAPHVLFISGENRFLEKKYKEAAERYQALLEKHGDAPDAPAARFRLAWVRYFQKDYDAALKELAGIDAKNADAALAAEAIFLQGNCFFEKGNYKKAAETFGKYLDSAGGKAHAENALLRMGLALARAGDSGAAVARLNQFVSQYAASDQKPQAQYELAELLRADKKWDEAANHYKEIAEKSPDHALAPYALYHLGTCRFERGAFAEAADVFGRAADKYAAADLAPQAMYQKALALQKADKIPDARAAYQAMLAKFAGHDLAPSALLGLGTCLEKEKNYAEAADAFRKLLDASKDDKVREQAAYELAWSLQQAGKEKEALEAYERLARDFAASALAADANFQIAEARYRDKKYADAVALYEKALAASGDRLKDKILYRLGWCKWAEEKYDEAVKLFDRLVAETPQSDLVPDALLQAGEALARLGKPADAIERLSKLADPKFKDFPHAADARFRLGEAQAVLGRHEDALATLSVIEQAYPGYAAMAEVQFGIGKALYDLKRLDQARQRFERVLGMTETETGAKAQFYVGETFLAAGNPREALKAYLRVVSPLWIAYTEWAAAAQFEIGKCYLSLEKPKEAREALQTVVDKYKDTKWAQPARDALAKLPA, encoded by the coding sequence ATGAATCGGCGAGGTTCCGTTTTCGTTGCCGCAGTTCTTGCTGTCTGCGCGCTGGGCCTTGCGGCCCCGGCAGCCGAACCAGAGAAAACAACCGGCAAGGCGACCGAAGACTACAACATGGCGGCGTGGCTGTATGGGACGCAGAAGTTCGATCTGGCGGCGGAGGAGTTTCGCGCCTTTCTCCAGAAGTATCCGAATCACGAGAAGGGGGCCGACGCACGCCTCGGACTGGCCCGGTCGCTTCGGCATCTGGGGAAGAACGAGGAGGCGATCGCCGCCCTCGAGGAACTCCGCAAGGCCGCCCCCAACTACGAGCGCATGCCCGAGGCGCTTTTCTATCTCGGCGAGGCCCTTGCGGCCGTCGGCAAACCGAAAGAGGCCGCCGACGCCTTCGACGAAATCCTCAAGAAACACGACAAGCATTACCTGGCCTCGTGGGCCCGCGCGCGCCGAGGCGAAGTGTTCCTCGCGCTCAAGCAGCCCGATGAGGCCGAGAAGACCCTCGCCGCCCTGGTCGAAGAGTTCCTCACCGGCAAGGATGCCGACAAGCATCTGAAGGCGGAGCGCAAGCGTCTCCAGGAAGTCGCGCCGGCCGTCGCCGCCTCCTTCGACTCGCTGCTGGAGCGGGCGCACCTGAACCTGGGCCTGGCGCGTCTGGCGGCCGGCCGATTCGACGCCGCCCGCGGAACCTTCGAGGAGTTCCTCGCCCTCGCCTCCAAGAGCGACCTGGCGCCGACCGCCCGATTCCACCTGGCCCAGAGCCTCTACCAGACCGGCCAGTACGACCGCGCCGCCGACGTCTATGCCGAGGTCGCCAAGTCCAAGAGCCCGCTGGCGCCCGATGCGGCGTTCGAGGGCGCGCTGGCCCTCTACCAGGCCAAGAAGTACAAGGAGGCCGCCGCCGCCTTCGCCGACTGCGCCAAGCGATTCCCCGATTCGGAGCGGGCCTCGAAGGCAACTCTTTACGCCGGCATGTGCCTCTATCTGGCCGACGACTACGCCGGCGCCATCCAGAAACTCCAGGAGAAACTCCAGAAGGACCCCTCCGACACGGAGGCCCTTTACTGGCTGGGGACGGCGTACCTGAAGCAGAAGGGGTTCGCGGAGGCGCGCGGCGCGTTCGAAAAAATTCTCAAGACCTCGCCCGACGGGCCGCGCGCCGCCGACGCACGCCTGGGCCTGGCCGACGCCCTGCTGGCCGAGGGCAAGCCGGAAGATGCCGCCAAGGCCTATCGCGCGTTCGCCGAGAAATACCCCGACCACGCCGACGCGCCGCGGGCCCTTTACGCCGCCGCGGCCGCGCTTCACCGCGCCGGCAAGTATGAGGAGTCCGACAAGGCGTGCGATGCCTTTCTCGCGAAGGCCGCGGCGAACGCCCTCGCGCCCCACGTCCTCTTTATCTCCGGCGAGAATCGCTTCCTCGAGAAGAAATACAAAGAGGCCGCCGAACGGTACCAGGCGCTCCTGGAGAAGCACGGAGACGCGCCGGACGCCCCGGCGGCGCGATTCCGCCTGGCGTGGGTCCGCTACTTCCAGAAGGATTACGACGCCGCCCTGAAGGAACTCGCCGGGATCGATGCGAAGAATGCCGACGCCGCACTCGCCGCCGAAGCGATCTTCCTCCAGGGCAACTGCTTCTTCGAGAAGGGAAACTACAAGAAGGCGGCGGAGACGTTCGGCAAGTATCTCGACTCCGCGGGCGGCAAGGCCCACGCCGAAAACGCCCTCCTGAGGATGGGCCTCGCGCTGGCCCGCGCGGGCGACTCGGGCGCCGCCGTCGCACGCCTCAACCAGTTCGTCAGCCAGTACGCCGCGAGCGACCAGAAGCCGCAGGCCCAGTACGAACTGGCCGAACTCCTGCGCGCCGACAAAAAATGGGACGAGGCCGCCAACCACTACAAGGAAATCGCGGAGAAAAGCCCCGACCACGCCCTCGCGCCCTACGCGCTATACCACCTGGGCACGTGCCGGTTCGAGCGGGGCGCCTTCGCCGAGGCCGCCGACGTCTTCGGCCGCGCCGCCGACAAGTATGCCGCTGCGGACCTCGCGCCCCAGGCGATGTACCAGAAAGCCCTTGCGCTCCAGAAGGCCGACAAGATTCCCGACGCCCGCGCCGCCTACCAGGCCATGCTGGCCAAGTTCGCGGGGCACGACCTGGCGCCCTCGGCGCTGCTGGGCCTCGGCACGTGCCTCGAAAAGGAGAAGAACTACGCGGAGGCGGCCGACGCGTTCCGCAAACTCCTCGATGCCTCTAAGGACGACAAGGTCCGCGAGCAGGCGGCGTATGAACTGGCGTGGTCGCTCCAGCAGGCCGGCAAGGAGAAGGAGGCTCTGGAGGCGTACGAGCGGCTCGCACGCGATTTTGCGGCGAGCGCGCTGGCGGCCGACGCCAATTTCCAGATCGCCGAGGCCCGCTACCGCGACAAAAAGTACGCCGACGCCGTCGCCCTCTACGAAAAAGCGCTCGCGGCCTCCGGCGACCGCCTGAAGGACAAGATCCTTTACCGCCTCGGCTGGTGCAAGTGGGCCGAGGAAAAGTACGACGAAGCCGTCAAACTCTTCGACCGCCTCGTCGCCGAAACGCCCCAAAGCGACCTCGTGCCCGACGCGCTCCTCCAGGCAGGCGAGGCGCTGGCGCGTCTCGGCAAACCGGCCGACGCCATCGAACGCCTCTCGAAACTCGCGGACCCGAAGTTCAAGGACTTTCCGCACGCCGCCGACGCCCGCTTCCGCCTCGGCGAGGCCCAGGCCGTCCTCGGACGCCACGAGGACGCCCTGGCGACCCTCTCGGTCATCGAGCAGGCCTATCCCGGCTACGCCGCCATGGCCGAGGTCCAGTTCGGCATCGGCAAGGCCCTCTACGATCTGAAGCGTCTCGACCAGGCGCGGCAGCGGTTCGAGCGCGTCCTCGGGATGACCGAGACCGAAACCGGGGCCAAGGCCCAGTTCTACGTCGGCGAGACGTTCCTGGCCGCCGGCAACCCGCGCGAGGCCCTCAAGGCGTACCTGCGCGTCGTCTCGCCCCTCTGGATCGCCTACACCGAATGGGCCGCCGCCGCCCAGTTCGAAATCGGGAAGTGCTACCTCAGCCTCGAGAAACCGAAGGAGGCCCGAGAGGCCCTTCAAACCGTCGTGGACAAATATAAAGACACCAAGTGGGCCCAGCCGGCCCGCGATGCACTCGCGAAACTGCCGGCCTGA